One part of the Arachidicoccus terrestris genome encodes these proteins:
- a CDS encoding endonuclease MutS2 produces the protein MKVYPDNAFAQLEFDKVKSLLRDRCATAYAENRVDKLRLHTRLDHLSMELRQGYEYKLILEQALYFPHENAGDLRKEIKLLGITGSMLTGEQWLQVRRLLLATEGIFRWFNTQRREAFPNMALVIKDTYYEKAISQMIDEVLDENGQVKDSASIDLSRIRHALYKKRQELRRTFEKVVAKLNKAGYTADISESFSNGRRVIAILSEYKRQIKGVFHGESDSRRTTFMEPEETTELNNQVYELENEELKEVQKILRALTASLSVYAPLLETYYRIIGLYDFIRAKALLAIDMQANLPVVTDKTHMRLIHAYHPLLLLYNKKSQKKTIPVNLSFDDRNRILIISGPNAGGKTVTMKTVGLLQIMLQSGLLVPVHPDSQMGIFKQLFIHMGDTQSIEFELSTYSSHLLHMKHFIEHANGRTLFFIDELGGGSDPNLGGAFAEVILEQLAKKHAIGIVTTHYLNLKIMAGKTVGIFNGAMAFDESRLQPLYQLLVGKPGSSYTFSIAERIGLPAALIERARTLVDENQFKLDQLLNSTEQGLQELEKEKKELHKLIRENDKLKADMERVLNKETHRQQVELLKHQNQVSEEKVRYLKDTERKLRQLMVSWRKAEQKDTVIKEFAAILFPKNEKVVTGKMARKIKSNYDELDGPIEVGMQVKSRKNHQVGEVIEIRGKRAVVKIGALPMQVELSDLVAVRPKEQES, from the coding sequence TGTATTTTCCCCATGAGAATGCTGGTGACCTGAGAAAAGAAATAAAGCTTTTAGGCATTACGGGAAGTATGCTGACAGGTGAGCAATGGTTGCAGGTCAGAAGATTGCTTTTGGCTACTGAGGGTATATTCAGATGGTTTAATACACAGCGCCGGGAAGCTTTTCCCAATATGGCACTGGTGATTAAAGATACTTATTACGAGAAAGCCATCAGTCAGATGATCGATGAAGTACTGGATGAAAATGGCCAGGTCAAAGACAGTGCTTCCATAGATCTTAGCCGGATCAGGCATGCTCTTTATAAGAAACGGCAGGAACTGAGACGTACTTTTGAAAAAGTAGTGGCGAAGCTGAATAAAGCGGGTTACACTGCAGATATCAGTGAAAGTTTTAGTAACGGCCGCCGGGTCATCGCCATTCTATCTGAATATAAAAGACAGATAAAAGGGGTCTTTCACGGAGAAAGCGATAGCCGGCGGACAACCTTTATGGAACCTGAAGAAACCACTGAACTGAACAATCAGGTCTATGAATTGGAAAATGAGGAATTAAAAGAAGTTCAGAAAATACTGCGCGCCTTAACCGCTTCACTGTCGGTTTATGCGCCCTTACTGGAAACCTATTACCGTATCATCGGCCTGTATGATTTTATCAGGGCGAAGGCTTTGCTGGCCATTGATATGCAGGCAAATCTGCCGGTGGTAACGGATAAGACCCATATGCGGCTTATCCACGCTTATCATCCCCTACTTTTACTTTACAATAAAAAGAGCCAGAAAAAAACCATTCCGGTCAACCTGAGTTTTGATGACAGGAACAGGATACTGATCATCAGTGGTCCCAATGCCGGCGGTAAAACAGTCACGATGAAGACGGTGGGGCTTTTGCAGATCATGTTACAAAGTGGCCTGTTGGTACCGGTTCATCCGGATTCCCAGATGGGGATCTTTAAACAGCTTTTTATTCATATGGGGGACACGCAGTCTATTGAATTTGAATTGAGTACTTATTCCTCCCATTTGTTGCATATGAAGCATTTTATTGAGCACGCGAATGGACGCACGTTGTTTTTTATAGATGAACTCGGGGGAGGGTCAGACCCTAATCTGGGTGGTGCTTTTGCGGAAGTTATATTGGAGCAGTTAGCGAAAAAACATGCCATTGGCATTGTTACCACCCATTATCTCAATTTGAAGATAATGGCGGGCAAAACGGTCGGTATTTTTAATGGCGCCATGGCTTTCGATGAGAGTAGGTTACAGCCATTGTATCAGCTGCTGGTTGGTAAACCTGGCAGTTCTTATACTTTCTCTATTGCAGAGCGTATCGGGTTGCCGGCTGCACTCATAGAAAGAGCCAGAACGCTGGTGGATGAAAATCAGTTTAAGCTGGATCAGTTGCTCAACTCGACTGAGCAGGGGTTACAGGAACTGGAAAAAGAGAAAAAAGAGCTCCATAAGCTGATTCGCGAGAATGATAAACTCAAAGCGGATATGGAACGGGTACTGAATAAAGAAACACATCGCCAACAAGTCGAGTTGCTCAAGCATCAAAACCAGGTGTCGGAAGAGAAGGTCAGGTATTTGAAAGATACGGAGCGGAAGCTGCGGCAATTAATGGTCAGCTGGCGAAAGGCTGAGCAAAAGGACACGGTGATCAAGGAATTCGCAGCTATTTTATTTCCGAAAAATGAAAAGGTTGTTACCGGTAAAATGGCCCGGAAAATAAAATCTAATTATGATGAGCTGGACGGTCCTATTGAAGTAGGTATGCAGGTGAAATCCAGGAAAAATCATCAAGTGGGAGAGGTAATAGAGATCAGAGGCAAAAGAGCAGTTGTCAAAATCGGGGCATTGCCGATGCAGGTAGAACTATCCGATCTGGTCGCTGTCCGGCCCAAAGAGCAGGAGTCCTGA